From the genome of Zalophus californianus isolate mZalCal1 chromosome 5, mZalCal1.pri.v2, whole genome shotgun sequence:
GATCATATTTAATGGTTAACTACTGAATGTTTTCCCTCAAAGtacagaaacaaggcaaggaggTCTGCTCTCCCCACTACTCTCTCAGCATTGCACAGGAAAATCTAGTCAGGGAAATtgggtaaggaaaaaaaaggcaaccagattaaaaaggaagaggtaggggtgcctgggtggctcagttggttaagggttcaactcttgattttggctcaaatcatgatctcagggtcatgagaatgagtcccgcatcaggctccatgttaagctcaaagtctgcttgagattctctctctccctccctctcccactgcacatccccccaccaaaataaataaaatcttaaaaaaaaaaaggaagaagtaaacttttTTTCCACAGATAACACGGTTGCCTATGGCATGATGGAAACTTGTGGGGGGTGCATAGGGAGAACTACTAGAAATTATAATTAAGTTTAGCAAGTTTGTAGTATACTTGTTATGAATGGAATGTTTCTGTTCCCacaaaactcatatgttgaatcccTAATTCCCAATTAGACTTGTATTTAGAGACAGACTCTGTGAGAGGGTGATTAAAGGTTAGCTGACTTAATAAGGGCAAGGTCCTAATCTGAAAGTGCTGGTGCCCTTttaagaggaggaagaaacacCAGCGCACTTTTATACTTCatgcaaagagagaaaaagccaTGTGAAGTCATAGCAAGAAGGTGGACATCTACAAGTCAAAAGAAAGCCCTTCTGGGAGCTGAATAGGTTAACACCTTGGTCTtagactttccagcctccaggactgtgagaaaataaatttctgttgtgtaagctgCCCGGCCTATCATATTTTATTATGGCAAACCGAACAGACTAATATAATGatcaatacacacatacatacacacacacaaacacacacacacacacacacacacaaagtatttCTATATGCTAGCAATTAATAGATATTGAAATTAAGAATACCACTTATAATAGTATCAAGAATATGAAATACTGTCATCAGGAGGGATATAATGACATAAAGTAGGAATAATGACCCAAACAGTGAAAACTACAGAATAATttggagagaaattaaagagcCAAAAAATGGATAGCTATTCTTTGTTCTTgggttggaagactcaatattgtcatgATATCAATTATTGCCAAATTAATCTATGGGTTCAATGCAATCCTAGTCaaaatttcatcagtttttttttttggtagaaatcaacaagctgattctaaaattcatagaaatgcaaaggacctagaataaccaaaacaactgaaaaagaagaacaaagttagaggctAACACTAATTAATTTCAAGAATTATTATAGTGCCTCATTATTCAATACTGTGTGATACTTGCACAAAGATAAACAGTAAAACCTTACAGAAACTCATACAAATACAAGGATAACCATTTTTCAACAAAGGTGGAAAGGCAGTACAGTGGAGAAAGAATAACCTCTCAACAAGTGTTGCTAGAATAACTGAATGTctatatggaaataaataaatacacttgaatccatacctcacaccataaataaaaaattaactcacagGCATTAGTGCAAAATTTTAAAAcgtctagaagaaaacataggagaaaatctttgtgaccctGGGTTAGgcagatttcttagatatgacaatGAAGGCATacccatgaaaaaaataaacaaaaaattgacAACTTGGACTTCttcaaagttaaaaatgtatgttctttAAGTGACACTGTTTTGCAAGAAACTACagattttatgattccatttataacaaATGTCCAGAAAACGTTActctagagacagaaaatagattagtatTTGCCTGGGGCTGGACATGAGAACAGGGCTTAACCGTAAATAAGTGCGAAGGAtttggaaaatgttctaaaactgacaTAGGCAATTGTTGCACTACTCCATAAATTTACTAAGAATTACAGAATTGTAGCCCGGAAGGGTGATGTGGCTGGGGCTTCGCCGGCCTCACTATGTCTGCCATTTTCAATTTTCAGAGTCTGTTGACTGTAATCTTGCTGCTTATATGTACCTGTGCTTATATCCGATCCTTGGCACCCAGCCTCCTGGACAGAAATAAAACTGGATTGTTGGGTATATTTTGGAAGTGTGCCAGAATTGGTGAACGGAAGAGTCCTTACGTTGCAGTATGCTGTGTAGTGATGGCCTTCAGCATCCTCTTCATACAGTAGCTTGGAAGAATATCAGAATCTAATTGCTATCAGATTTCAGTATGAAAAAAGGacttatttacagaaaataatggaAGGAATGGTTAACCCTTTTATCTTTGAACATTGAATGAGATAAATTTCCAGCTgctgttctctatttttattattggacCAATGTTCTATATAAATAGGATGTAACCATTTAATACTCAAAGAGTTAAATATGCCTGTAACAATCAACCTTAGTACTGTCACTACAATACTACGTTCTGCAAATGTTATTCTGTTATGTCAGATACCAGTTTTTAGTGAGGTATCTCTAAGGCgcataatagaaaacaaaattggtaaaTGACCCAAGTTTCTTTCACTGTGATTTGGGAATGATAAATCCttatagaatgagaaaaaaaaaaaaaaagaattacagaattGTAAActtgaaatgggtgaattttatgatatataaaataacacagaaaagtctgttttttcattttttaaaaagacagtgcAGTGGATAAAAAGACAAGGTATGGACTGGGAGAATATCTTTCAAAGTATATACCTGATAAAGGATTTgcatcaagaatatataaagaactctcaaaattctaCAACAAGAAAATCAACAATCTTTTTAATgtgcaaaagatatgaacaggtATGTCACCAAAGTaaatatatagatggcaaataagcacatgaaaatgtgaTCAACATTattggtcattagggaaatgcaaattaaaaccagagtaagatatcacttcatactAATTGGAAAGGTTAAGattaaaagactgaccatactAAAGGTTAAGATTAACTTAACTAAAGGTTAAGATTAAAAGACTGACAGaactaaatgtaaatgaaatgtaGATGTAGAGAAACTACAAGTCTCAAAtattgttggtggaaatggaaaatgataccaccactttggaaaacagtttggaaatttCTTAAGTACTTACCCAAGAGGAAGGAAATATATATCCACACAG
Proteins encoded in this window:
- the LOC113928434 gene encoding protein kish-A, translating into MSAIFNFQSLLTVILLLICTCAYIRSLAPSLLDRNKTGLLGIFWKCARIGERKSPYVAVCCVVMAFSILFIQ